The window TGATTTGCGTTTCGTACTCAGCCTGCGGCCCCCGCTCCCGCCTCAGCTTTCCGTGTGCGGCCATGACGGCCGGCCAGATGGCAGCGCCGTCGAGCCCCGCTGCTCCCACGCGGCCACGAAGAGGCCGGGCGCTGGGACCTGGGCCGCTGAGCCCAGCACCCTGTTGGGCTCCGCCCCTCGCAGCCCCGCCCCCAGCGAGGCCCCCGACGAGGCGGGGCCAGACGGCCCTGGTTTGGCATGGCCTCCCTGAGGAGCTGGTGGGGGGCTGTTTCAGAGCGCCCCTCTCAAACCCCACTACTCCCCGGCCTCATTATCCCCTCCCGCTGGGCCAGCCCTTGGGCTACCTGTGCCCACTGCCAACCTGCGCCACCTCAGTCGCCCCCACCAGCTCCAGATCTGAGCCTCCCTAGCCGTCCTCTGCTTCCCCCAGACTCCCAGACCTTGCTTtccagcagccccagccctgaGACGGGCCTAAGGAGCCCTGGGAACTGGGGTGGGGCTCGTGGGCTACTGCtgtgggggagggagcagggtgAGCCATGCTTCCCCTTCTGCTCTAGCCTAGCAGAGGAACAAGCCTCATTTCCTCATAGGTGGTTAGCACTTCCTGCTGCCGGAAGAGGCTCCTTTGCCTTCTCCCCCCTGTAGCTTGCACCTGCCTGCTCCTGGCCGGGGGTGGGGCAGAACACTACACGCAGCCTCTCACACCAAGCTCTCTTCCCACCCTGCACTGCTCTCCGGGCCTCCCTATGCAGAGGTAGTACATTTCCTTTCAACAGCTTTCCTCCATGCTGCCGGGGAGGCCGGAGACAGGTGGCAGCTGAGCCAGACTAGATAACTGTGCGGTGGGATGGCAGGCAAAGCATGCAAGTTTCAACAGCATTGTGGCCTCTCATCCTTagccagcccctccctgccaAAGGAAGAAACATTCCCCGGGCTGCCTTGTCCTCCCAAGCCCATTCCCAAGGTCAACGCCTGGGAGGTTGCCAGACCCTCCCAGGCACTGCAACACTTGCAGTAGCTGACGGCAGACGTGCCCTTGTTggcttggagtcccagcttcccTCTAACGTACACCTTCGGAGGCAAGTCCTTCACGTGCATGGGACACCTGACTgttgcctggcacagcctgggctGTACGGGGCATCTGGGGAACGGGCACCTATCTGAGCTGGCAGGCAATGGCTGCTGAACTGACATCAGCCATTGTTTCCCAAAGCTGTGTGCTCagtgcttctctgtctccttcagcTCATATGGGGGTTAACCCTGCATTGTCGCACAGCCTTGTCTGAAGACTGACAGGTACTGCTGCTGTCAGCACACAATTGCACCGGCCCCAGGGGAGGAGCAGACTTAGAGGCCCGGGCAAACACAGACCCTGGCGCGATGGCtcactgactaatcctcccccttcaagcacgagcatcccatataggcgccggttcatgtctaggcagctccacttcccatccagctccctgcttgtggcctgggaaagcagtcgaggacggcccacagccttgggaccctgcacctgcgtgggagacccggaagagctcctggcttcaggtcggctcagctccagcccttgcggccatttgggtagtgtGGCAGTGCATGGGAAGTGTGCCTGtgctttctataaatctgcttttccaacaagaaaagaataataataaagctgGTAAACGTGAGGAGGAGGGTGCACATCGTCGTGAGGATTTGCACAGGGTAGATGCAGTGAAGCGTTGTTGTGGGAACCGGAAAGAGAGGCCATTGATGTGCTGCCTCCCCTCCAGGAACAGGTACTCGGAGTGCAGGTTGATGGGCGTCGGGCTATTCTTAGCTCACTGCCACACCGGCACTCACTATCCACACAGCAGGAGAAGCGCTGTACCCCTCCGGCAAGCTCGCATCCTGCCTGCAAAGCCGCGGCGGCGGCCCAGGACTCGCAGCGGAGGACGGCGGACGTGCCGAAGCGCTGGGCGTGTTTGAGGAAGGCGGCCTCTGCCGGGCGCCGTGGGAACCTCCATCAGCTCCCGCCAATCCGCGCCGGGGCGCGGCCAAGGTAGCACGCATGCGCGCCTGCCCTCCGCCGACAGACCAATCGGAGCCTGGGAGCGTAGCTCCCGCGGCCTGCGAAGCGCTGGAGACTGACGACGGGCGCGAGGGGCGGGACTGGTCCTTGCCCTGCGAACTACACAAAGGGAAGTGCGCGCAGTGAGCCAATGAGCGCCAAGCGTCCTCCGAGCCGCGGCTGTGCACAGGTGCACCGTAGCGGCCCGCCCCGCCCCTGGCCGGAGCCGACCACTCGTCAGGAACCAACGTAAGAGAAAGTTGGGGTCTGGAAGCGGGACAAccttgtggctgctgctgtgcaAGGGCCTCCAGGGTGGTCAGAGTCCGGGAGGTAGGCAGAGAACCTGGTGCAGAGCCCCTGGCGACGGGGGAGTGCTGCCCTTAGCAACAGTGTCTCCTACACAGCATGCCCACAAGAAGAGGCTGCACAAGGCACACGGTGGGCAACAAGCTCCTCCTAGCTGAGTAGCTTGTCTGCCAGTCTAACTGCACTAAGGGTCCAGATGAGGGCTCAGGTCCAAGAGGGAAGGCAGGGCAGCGATGCCAGAGGCTGCCTGCCAGCTGTGTACCTCTGGCAAGCGCCAGCCTCAGCTAGCTGAGTACAGCCAGCACACTCCCAGGAGGAGCAGGGTTTGGAGCAGGCTGCAAACCCCTGGCTGTCAGCACAGCCCGGAGCATTCCCAGCACGAGGGCCTCCTTGCCCGGGCCAAAGCCGTCACACTAGGCAGTCACACTGGCACAGTCCTGCCACTTCTGCCATCCTAGTTGGACACGGCGACCTGCTCACAGCACTGGAGGGGGTCATGAGCCTCCAAACATGCTCACACCCCCTCACGCATTCTCAGGCAggcgcgcgtacacacacacacacacacacacactccccaagAGCACAGGCTGAGGTTTATTGGGAGGGCTCGTGGGGCGAGGCCAGGCGGGGGGCAGCTTAGGAAGCTGAGTCGGAGGCCTCGGAGCTGTCCCTGACGTCCGTGCTCTCTGTGGCCTCACTGGCCTCGCTGAGCTCCTTGCTGTCCCCGCCACTGTCATCAGCAGGCAGCCCTTCTCCTCGGCGCAGGCCTCGCCAGGGGCAGCGAGCGCGTTGCCTCTGTTCTCAATGGCCCCCAGCACCACGTGTCTGCCTTTCTCCTTCAGCTCCAGGTGTCTCCGCAGCTGCCAGGCAGAGCACAGGGGGAGGACAGACGGCCTTAGCTCCGGGCAGTGGAGGAACAAAGCCAGCCTGGCCCCACGGCAAGAACCAGACCTGGTAGGGCACATAGCCCCTGGCTAGGCTCTGCCTCCCCAACAGACACATGACACCAGGCAAGGTCCCAAGGAGGAGTCACCATCAGGACAGTCAACATTCCATACTTAGGTGGTCCCGCCTGCTGTCCTGCACACTTGACAATATGACGAACGACTGAAGTGTGGCCAGGACTTGCAGCAACAGACACGGGGCAGAAACCCAAAGCTGCTCACTTTCCCCAGCAGCCTGGCTCACCTCCTCAGCCATGTGCGTGAGGTCTCGCTTCATCGCGTACGCATCTTCCCCGTCCGCGTAGTACTTGGGCTCTACCTCACTgatcctgggggggggggggggacacggAGCAGGCTGCAAACCCcgggctcagctcctgccctgcGGATGCTACTGAAGGGCCTCCGGAAGGAAGCCAGGCCAGGGCAGCGCAGCCGGGCCACCCGCAGCAGCACCTCCCTTTGCCACCCCGTACCCCCGCCTGCCCCAGCCAGCTGTGCCTGTCTGGCGTGCTCACCCACGAGGCCTGCACCTCCCCTGGGTGGCCGGGCTGCCGGCAGGTGCACTACTTACTGGAAGTTGAGGGTGTTGGAGTAGAGGTGCAGCGCAGCACGGTTGCTGTGGGGAATACATGCTGCTCAGAGCACAGCCCGTGTCCCCCAGCCCTCGGGCACCCAAGCCCAGGACTGCCCCTATGCGGGAGTCCTCACCACCACACACACCTTTTCCTGACATGCAGGGAGACGTATTTGGCGTTGAAGTTCTCGATCATGGCTCGTGATGCCTGGTCCATAAGCTTCTGGGCCAGGCCGAGGCGCCGGTGGGAGCGTTTCACAGCCTGATGGGCCAAGGAGAGCAGGGCATGGGACcaaacagctactcccactaacCCCAAAGCCTGGGTGATCAGGGGCA is drawn from Ochotona princeps isolate mOchPri1 chromosome X, mOchPri1.hap1, whole genome shotgun sequence and contains these coding sequences:
- the NAA10 gene encoding LOW QUALITY PROTEIN: N-alpha-acetyltransferase 10 (The sequence of the model RefSeq protein was modified relative to this genomic sequence to represent the inferred CDS: inserted 1 base in 1 codon) yields the protein MNIRNARPEDLMNMQHCNLLCLPENYQMKYYFYHGLSWPQLSYIAEDENGKIVGYVLAKMEEDPDDVPHGHITSLAVKRSHRRLGLAQKLMDQASRAMIENFNAKYVSLHVRKSNRAALHLYSNTLNFQISEVEPKYYADGEDAYAMKRDLTHMAEELRRHLELKEKGRHVVLGAIENRGNALAAPGEACAEEKGXPADDSGGDSKELSEASEATESTDVRDSSEASDSAS